The following are encoded in a window of Bacillota bacterium genomic DNA:
- a CDS encoding isoprenyl transferase, which produces MDVAPGDMKSWWKRLMPPLQRKKPENIPTHVAVIMDGNGRWAVGRGLSRTEGHRMGVQSLRQLVETAGELGIKYLTVYAFSTENWGRPQEEVEALLNLLQESLNEYLPELVENNVRVRVIGRRDDLDSSLRECLERAERETAHNDALFLNIAFNYGGRAELVDGICAIVQRALTGEISPGEIDEELIEEHLYLRGQPAPDLLIRTGGEHRVSNFLLWHIAYTEFYVTPVPWPEFGPRDLYRAIESYSRRQRRFGQL; this is translated from the coding sequence ATGGATGTCGCCCCCGGAGATATGAAGTCATGGTGGAAGCGGTTGATGCCGCCTCTCCAACGGAAAAAGCCTGAGAATATCCCTACACATGTGGCAGTGATTATGGACGGCAATGGCCGGTGGGCGGTGGGCCGGGGCCTTTCCCGGACCGAAGGCCATCGCATGGGCGTGCAGTCCCTACGACAGTTGGTGGAGACCGCAGGGGAGCTCGGGATCAAGTATCTAACAGTTTACGCCTTTTCCACGGAGAACTGGGGTCGGCCCCAGGAGGAAGTGGAAGCCCTCTTGAATCTACTTCAGGAGTCTTTAAACGAATACTTGCCGGAATTGGTCGAAAATAATGTACGGGTGCGGGTGATCGGGCGCCGGGATGACTTGGACTCTTCCCTCCGGGAATGCTTGGAGCGGGCGGAGCGGGAAACAGCTCACAACGATGCTCTGTTTTTGAATATCGCCTTCAATTACGGTGGTCGGGCGGAACTGGTGGATGGGATTTGTGCCATTGTGCAAAGGGCTCTAACCGGCGAGATCTCCCCTGGGGAGATCGACGAAGAGCTCATTGAAGAGCACCTGTACCTACGGGGACAACCGGCTCCGGACCTGTTGATTCGCACCGGCGGGGAGCACCGGGTCAGCAATTTCCTCCTGTGGCATATAGCTTACACAGAGTTTTACGTAACCCCTGTGCCGTGGCCGGAGTTCGGACCTCGGGATTTGTACCGGGCCATCGAATCCTACAGCCGACGGCAGCGACGCTTTGGCCAGCTTTAG
- a CDS encoding flagellar protein FlgN, producing MSVRKLALILTVIMLVGGVVSASANEVQRLQLENRILFALNNLAETPEELQELLDLLEEVQTARESSQEQLAELLREQQELLRRGEVEAARELTERIQEVQRESVEAWHRLTEKLKEQVTKKHPAVSKTPEFKDSRLLPQRVWSMTPVLPRVQPRVQSRVQPDVVPRAPVVRQRSLDTDWQWFEGFKDSPTLQRLWPNWGWDQPTILRRSPDHPSVLGPRTGGGRGILRFPTFGSFRAIR from the coding sequence ATGTCTGTGAGGAAGTTGGCCTTAATACTTACTGTGATCATGCTTGTTGGGGGAGTGGTAAGTGCTTCTGCGAATGAGGTTCAGCGTCTGCAACTGGAAAACCGGATACTCTTTGCTCTGAACAATCTGGCAGAGACACCGGAAGAATTGCAGGAACTGTTGGATCTGTTGGAAGAGGTACAAACCGCCCGGGAAAGCTCCCAGGAGCAACTTGCCGAGTTACTGCGGGAACAGCAGGAACTGCTAAGACGTGGAGAAGTGGAGGCTGCCCGGGAGTTGACGGAGAGAATCCAGGAGGTCCAAAGGGAGAGTGTGGAGGCTTGGCACCGGCTGACCGAAAAGCTCAAGGAGCAGGTGACCAAGAAGCATCCCGCAGTAAGCAAGACTCCGGAATTCAAAGATTCCCGACTGTTGCCCCAACGCGTCTGGTCTATGACTCCAGTCTTGCCCCGGGTGCAGCCTCGGGTCCAGTCTCGGGTCCAGCCTGATGTGGTCCCCAGGGCACCGGTGGTGCGGCAACGGTCGTTAGACACTGACTGGCAATGGTTTGAAGGCTTTAAGGATAGTCCGACGCTGCAGCGGCTTTGGCCCAATTGGGGCTGGGATCAGCCAACTATCCTGCGGCGTTCGCCGGATCATCCCTCGGTGCTGGGGCCGCGGACTGGTGGGGGCAGGGGCATCCTAAGGTTTCCCACCTTCGGGAGTTTTCGGGCTATCCGGTGA
- a CDS encoding sugar phosphate isomerase/epimerase yields the protein MQSGNKKMFECYVNNWIFGEAPLAEVFQRIAGIGFDGVELMGEPALYDGKEVAQLAGDFGLKVISLCGMHPGPSPDDLRALGHPDAKERQRAVDYVKACIDLAVEVQARSVLVVPSLVGQPTYFSSREEDWQRVVDSLAKCAEYAASQGILITIEPINRYEVSLVNTIGDAIRMAEAVNSPQVRVMGDTFHMQMEEGDGIPAAIRRAGGYWLQHIHFADNTRVAPGLGTLPWREIIRALKEIDYQGAISFEPLPRWASPYDVKQGRFSREELDENLRFGLEYIRLMQEIVATENPD from the coding sequence GTGCAGTCGGGAAATAAGAAGATGTTTGAGTGCTACGTCAACAACTGGATCTTCGGTGAAGCTCCTTTGGCCGAGGTTTTCCAGAGGATTGCCGGCATCGGTTTCGATGGGGTGGAACTGATGGGTGAGCCCGCCTTGTATGACGGGAAGGAAGTGGCCCAGTTAGCTGGGGACTTTGGGCTTAAGGTTATCTCCCTGTGCGGGATGCACCCCGGTCCATCACCCGATGATCTACGTGCCCTGGGTCATCCGGACGCGAAAGAAAGACAGCGGGCGGTAGATTATGTAAAAGCCTGCATCGATCTAGCGGTGGAGGTGCAGGCTCGTAGTGTGTTGGTGGTGCCCAGTCTCGTCGGACAACCCACCTATTTTTCCTCCCGGGAGGAGGATTGGCAGAGAGTGGTGGATTCCCTGGCCAAATGTGCTGAGTATGCCGCATCCCAAGGGATCCTAATCACCATCGAACCCATCAACCGGTACGAAGTGTCTTTGGTGAACACCATCGGTGACGCCATCCGGATGGCAGAAGCGGTGAACAGTCCCCAGGTACGGGTGATGGGGGATACCTTCCACATGCAGATGGAGGAAGGAGACGGCATTCCCGCGGCCATCCGCCGGGCCGGTGGCTATTGGCTCCAGCATATTCACTTTGCGGATAACACCCGGGTGGCCCCCGGTTTGGGTACACTACCTTGGCGAGAGATCATTCGGGCCCTGAAGGAGATTGATTACCAAGGGGCCATTTCCTTTGAACCGTTGCCCCGGTGGGCAAGTCCCTACGATGTGAAGCAGGGGCGGTTTTCCCGGGAGGAATTGGACGAAAACCTGCGGTTTGGCCTTGAGTATATAAGACTGATGCAGGAGATTGTCGCTACCGAGAATCCCGATTAA
- the frr gene encoding ribosome recycling factor, protein MDSNSILNEAQKKMEGVIEALKREFASVRTGRANPALLDRVMVDYYGVPTPLNQLANVSAPEPQLLVLQPYDKTAMADIEKAILKADLGLTPSNDGNVIRIAIPPLTQERRKELAKLVAKEAEDKRVAVRHIRRDANTRIKALEKDGELPEDESRKLQDDVQKLTDKFIEEIDSILEKKQQELMEI, encoded by the coding sequence ATGGATAGTAACAGCATACTTAATGAGGCCCAAAAGAAGATGGAAGGTGTAATCGAAGCTTTGAAGCGGGAGTTTGCTTCGGTGCGCACCGGACGGGCCAATCCTGCTTTGCTGGACCGAGTCATGGTGGACTATTACGGCGTACCTACACCTTTGAACCAGCTTGCCAACGTGAGCGCCCCGGAGCCACAGCTGTTGGTGCTTCAGCCCTATGATAAGACCGCCATGGCGGATATTGAGAAAGCCATCCTCAAAGCCGATCTGGGATTGACGCCCTCCAATGACGGTAATGTGATCCGCATTGCCATTCCCCCGTTGACCCAGGAACGGCGGAAGGAGCTGGCGAAGCTGGTGGCCAAGGAGGCCGAAGATAAGCGGGTGGCGGTCAGGCACATCCGTCGCGATGCCAACACGAGGATCAAAGCTTTGGAGAAGGACGGCGAGTTGCCGGAGGATGAAAGTCGGAAGCTGCAAGATGATGTGCAGAAGTTGACCGACAAATTCATCGAAGAGATCGACAGCATTCTGGAAAAGAAGCAACAGGAGCTTATGGAGATCTAA
- a CDS encoding UMP kinase gives MKNPAYRRVLLKLSGEALAGASGTGLDLDVVNFIAKEIHKVVQIGVEIAVVVGGGNIWRGAPASARGMDRVTADYMGMLGTVINALALQDALENLGVETRVQTAIEMREVAEPYIRRRAIRHLEKGRVVIFASGTGNPYFSTDTTAALRAAEIEAEMILMAKKGVDGVYSSDPRYDAEAVLLKELDHMDMLQRGLKVMDATAASLCMDNKIPIMVFNFNVEDNIIRAVLGERIGTLVGGKANG, from the coding sequence ATGAAGAATCCAGCTTACCGTCGTGTTCTTCTGAAGCTGAGCGGAGAGGCGCTCGCGGGCGCCTCTGGCACCGGCCTTGATCTGGACGTGGTGAATTTCATTGCCAAGGAGATCCACAAGGTGGTGCAAATTGGCGTGGAGATCGCGGTGGTGGTCGGTGGCGGTAATATCTGGCGGGGAGCTCCCGCTTCTGCCCGGGGGATGGATCGTGTCACAGCTGATTACATGGGTATGTTGGGGACTGTGATTAATGCCTTGGCTTTGCAGGATGCCCTGGAGAACCTGGGAGTGGAGACCCGGGTACAGACGGCCATTGAGATGCGGGAAGTGGCCGAGCCGTATATTCGCCGACGGGCCATCCGCCATCTGGAGAAGGGTCGCGTGGTGATCTTTGCCTCGGGCACAGGGAACCCATACTTTTCCACCGATACCACGGCGGCGCTGCGAGCGGCGGAGATCGAGGCCGAGATGATCCTCATGGCCAAAAAGGGCGTTGATGGAGTGTATTCTTCGGATCCCCGGTATGACGCGGAGGCTGTCCTGTTGAAGGAGTTAGATCACATGGACATGCTTCAACGGGGCCTAAAGGTGATGGATGCCACAGCGGCTTCCCTGTGTATGGACAACAAGATTCCCATTATGGTATTCAACTTTAATGTAGAGGATAACATTATCCGTGCCGTCCTTGGCGAAAGGATCGGTACACTCGTGGGAGGGAAGGCGAATGGATAG
- the tsf gene encoding translation elongation factor Ts, with product MAVTAQMVKELREKTGAGMMDCKKALLSADGDMEKAIQILREKGLADAAKKAGRAAAEGVVDAYIHMGGRIGVLIEVNCETDFVAKTEDFQQFVKDMAMQVAASSPKYVSRDEVPEEVLAKEREIYRNAALNEGKPEKILDRIVEGRLEKFFKEVCLLEQPFIKDPDVTVEEVQKALVAKLGENISVRRFVRWERGEGLEKRECNLAEEVKAQLEGK from the coding sequence ATGGCAGTTACAGCGCAAATGGTCAAGGAATTGCGAGAGAAGACCGGGGCAGGGATGATGGACTGCAAGAAGGCCCTTTTGTCCGCCGACGGTGATATGGAAAAGGCGATCCAGATCCTGCGGGAGAAGGGCTTGGCCGATGCGGCGAAGAAGGCCGGTCGTGCCGCAGCTGAGGGTGTCGTCGATGCTTATATTCACATGGGTGGCCGGATCGGGGTGCTGATCGAAGTCAACTGTGAGACAGACTTTGTGGCCAAGACCGAGGATTTTCAGCAGTTTGTGAAGGATATGGCCATGCAGGTGGCGGCATCTAGTCCCAAATATGTAAGCCGGGATGAAGTGCCCGAAGAGGTGCTGGCCAAGGAGCGGGAGATCTACCGGAATGCTGCCCTCAACGAAGGCAAACCGGAGAAGATCCTCGATCGCATTGTGGAAGGCAGATTGGAGAAATTCTTTAAAGAAGTGTGTCTCCTGGAGCAACCCTTTATTAAGGACCCCGATGTGACGGTGGAAGAGGTACAAAAGGCCCTGGTGGCCAAGCTGGGCGAGAACATCTCTGTACGCCGGTTTGTGCGTTGGGAACGGGGCGAAGGACTGGAGAAGCGGGAGTGTAATTTAGCTGAGGAAGTGAAGGCGCAGCTGGAAGGAAAATAA
- the rpsB gene encoding 30S ribosomal protein S2: MAIVGMKQLLEAGVHFGHQTRRWNPKMKEYIFTERNGIYIIDLQKTVKKIEEAYNFVRDVVADGGTVLFVGTKKQAQQTVVEEATRCGMFYVNERWLGGMLTNFQTIRSRIDYMVKLEKMEEDGSFAVRPKKEVLDLVNTRTKLQRFLNGIRNMYELPDVVFVIDPRKEKIAVAEARKLGIPVVAIVDTNCDPDEVDYVIPGNDDAIRAIRLLTSVIADAVLEGKEGFQDTQLEEDQVSPEPEVEVVEVTEDMFQGEQDEAASVLEE; this comes from the coding sequence ATGGCGATAGTTGGCATGAAGCAACTACTGGAAGCCGGCGTTCACTTCGGTCATCAGACGAGACGATGGAATCCCAAGATGAAGGAATATATCTTCACCGAACGCAATGGGATTTACATCATAGACCTACAGAAAACCGTCAAGAAGATTGAAGAGGCGTACAATTTCGTAAGAGATGTCGTTGCCGACGGTGGCACCGTGTTGTTTGTGGGTACCAAGAAGCAAGCCCAGCAGACGGTGGTGGAAGAGGCCACCCGGTGCGGGATGTTTTACGTCAATGAACGTTGGTTGGGTGGAATGCTGACAAACTTCCAGACCATCCGCAGCCGGATCGATTATATGGTCAAGCTGGAGAAGATGGAAGAGGATGGGTCCTTTGCTGTGCGGCCCAAGAAGGAAGTTTTAGATCTGGTGAACACCCGGACGAAACTGCAGCGTTTCCTGAACGGGATCCGGAATATGTACGAGTTGCCGGACGTAGTGTTTGTCATTGACCCGCGGAAAGAGAAGATCGCGGTGGCGGAGGCACGCAAGCTCGGAATTCCTGTGGTGGCGATCGTGGATACTAACTGTGATCCCGACGAGGTAGATTACGTGATCCCGGGGAACGATGATGCCATTCGGGCCATCCGGTTACTGACCAGCGTCATTGCTGATGCGGTATTGGAAGGCAAGGAAGGTTTCCAGGATACTCAACTCGAAGAAGACCAGGTTAGCCCGGAGCCTGAAGTTGAGGTCGTGGAAGTAACCGAGGACATGTTCCAAGGTGAGCAGGACGAGGCTGCAAGTGTCCTCGAAGAGTAG